A genomic region of uncultured Paludibaculum sp. contains the following coding sequences:
- a CDS encoding alpha/beta hydrolase translates to MTQPIRPTNASGRRQNGRRSAVRKTAFLLMTLAATNVPAQRKPTTGYAPVNGLKMYYEVHGSGEPVVLLHGAFMTITNNWDGWISELSKTRKVIAVEMQGHGRTADIQRDINDENLADDVAALLTHLKIPRADLMGYSMGGGVAMQCAIRHPDKVRKAVILSSTFRSDGMVAGAYESIPKLTADDFKDSPIETEYKKLSPTPDDFPKFVQHVLAAASKGYDFGADKLKATTAPMFFVHGDADGVRLAHVAEMFRLKGGETHGDMGPRSASRLAILPDTTHVTLMQRMPIIVPMVNDFLDAKP, encoded by the coding sequence ATGACGCAGCCAATCCGTCCAACAAACGCTTCCGGCCGGCGGCAGAACGGGCGGCGTTCCGCGGTGCGGAAGACTGCTTTCCTGTTGATGACGCTCGCCGCGACGAATGTGCCGGCGCAGCGGAAGCCAACGACTGGCTACGCGCCAGTGAATGGACTCAAAATGTACTACGAAGTCCACGGCAGCGGCGAACCGGTGGTGTTGCTTCACGGCGCGTTCATGACCATCACCAACAACTGGGACGGGTGGATCAGCGAGCTCTCCAAGACGCGGAAAGTCATTGCCGTGGAAATGCAGGGTCACGGCCGGACGGCGGACATCCAGCGAGATATCAACGACGAAAACCTCGCCGACGATGTGGCCGCGCTGCTCACACATCTCAAGATCCCGCGAGCGGACCTCATGGGCTACAGCATGGGCGGAGGCGTGGCGATGCAGTGTGCGATCCGCCATCCGGACAAAGTGCGAAAGGCAGTCATCCTTTCGTCCACATTCCGCAGTGACGGCATGGTCGCCGGAGCGTACGAGTCCATCCCGAAACTCACAGCGGACGATTTCAAAGATTCGCCCATTGAAACCGAGTACAAGAAGCTAAGTCCGACACCTGACGACTTTCCGAAATTCGTCCAGCACGTCCTGGCCGCGGCCTCGAAAGGCTACGACTTCGGAGCCGACAAGCTGAAGGCCACTACGGCACCCATGTTTTTCGTCCACGGCGACGCTGATGGCGTTCGGCTCGCGCACGTCGCGGAGATGTTTCGCCTAAAGGGTGGCGAGACCCACGGCGACATGGGGCCGCGCTCCGCGTCGCGATTGGCCATCCTGCCCGACACCACCCACGTGACACTGATGCAGCGCATGCCCATCATCGTGCCCATGGTTAACGACTTTCTCGACGCCAAGCCGTAG
- a CDS encoding SRPBCC family protein: MDGRSGSEGTPTKNPTAVERKSELELVVTRTVNGPARLVFEAWTKAELFKRWWVPKSFGLTLLSCEMDVRVGGQYRLVFPHEGSTMEFFGTYLEVTPHSRLVWTNDEGDSGQTITTVTFEENDGKTLVVVHDLYPSSEAVDTGSTNALPEALDQLDELLASLGSSAEAK, encoded by the coding sequence ATGGACGGAAGAAGCGGAAGTGAAGGCACCCCCACGAAGAACCCCACGGCGGTGGAGCGGAAGTCCGAGCTCGAACTCGTCGTCACACGCACGGTCAACGGGCCCGCGCGCCTCGTGTTCGAGGCGTGGACCAAGGCAGAACTATTTAAGAGGTGGTGGGTGCCTAAATCGTTTGGGCTGACCCTGCTTTCCTGCGAAATGGATGTTCGCGTTGGAGGGCAGTATCGCCTGGTGTTTCCCCACGAAGGTTCGACGATGGAGTTCTTCGGGACGTACCTCGAAGTGACACCGCACTCGCGCCTCGTCTGGACCAACGATGAAGGGGACAGCGGCCAGACCATCACCACGGTGACCTTCGAAGAAAACGACGGCAAGACGCTGGTGGTGGTGCACGATCTCTATCCCTCGAGCGAAGCGGTTGACACCGGATCGACGAACGCGCTGCCCGAGGCGCTCGACCAACTCGACGAACTTCTCGCCAGCCTGGGATCCAGTGCGGAGGCAAAATGA
- a CDS encoding carbon-nitrogen hydrolase family protein, whose protein sequence is MLVTVIRRGWGWPSLCEPRSPSISLGQTPTLAPARYPGVLAVTTFRIALAQLPYPATPAGSMDDACQTIAQAAASGAGLVCFPECYLPGYRGLGHAPPRPDQDFLAAAWARTAATAAAARIAVILGTERVHNGALLATALVIQPDGSLDGFQDKVQIDPSEEGTYTPGDGRRVFHTGPLTFGVAICHEGWRYPETVRFAARAGAQIVFHPHLHEAEPGSFVPTTFADPRNSFHEKALLCRAAENTCYIASVNYASDGAPTTSAVVRPDGTLLCHQPYGRAGLLLADLDLEQATGLLAARYRPV, encoded by the coding sequence TTGCTGGTCACGGTGATCCGGCGTGGCTGGGGTTGGCCGTCCCTTTGTGAGCCGAGGTCACCTTCCATCTCCCTGGGTCAGACTCCGACTCTCGCTCCCGCACGATATCCTGGAGTTCTCGCCGTGACCACCTTCCGCATCGCTCTCGCCCAACTCCCCTATCCGGCAACGCCGGCCGGCTCCATGGACGACGCCTGCCAGACCATCGCCCAGGCGGCCGCTTCCGGCGCCGGTCTGGTCTGCTTTCCCGAGTGCTACCTCCCCGGCTATCGCGGCCTCGGGCATGCCCCGCCGCGCCCAGACCAGGACTTTCTCGCCGCAGCCTGGGCCCGAACCGCCGCAACCGCCGCCGCGGCCCGCATCGCCGTGATTCTCGGGACGGAACGGGTCCACAACGGCGCACTTCTGGCCACCGCACTGGTCATCCAGCCCGACGGCAGTCTGGACGGCTTCCAGGACAAGGTCCAGATCGACCCTTCGGAGGAGGGCACCTACACACCCGGTGACGGGCGCCGGGTCTTCCACACCGGACCGCTCACCTTCGGCGTCGCCATCTGCCACGAGGGCTGGCGCTACCCGGAAACCGTGCGCTTCGCGGCCCGCGCCGGCGCGCAGATCGTCTTCCACCCCCATCTGCACGAGGCCGAGCCAGGCAGCTTCGTACCCACGACCTTCGCCGACCCGCGCAATTCGTTCCATGAGAAGGCGCTGCTCTGCCGCGCGGCGGAAAACACCTGCTACATCGCCAGCGTGAACTACGCCAGCGACGGCGCGCCGACCACCTCGGCCGTTGTCCGGCCCGACGGCACGCTGCTCTGCCATCAGCCCTACGGACGGGCTGGGCTGCTGCTGGCCGACCTCGACCTGGAGCAGGCAACGGGACTGCTCGCCGCCCGCTACCGCCCGGTGTGA
- a CDS encoding PEP-CTERM sorting domain-containing protein, translated as MPALAEHIQRPGITRRLWSWIPLLVCLMAISLTTPTAKASFLLQYNGAAFSDVGLDCSSGQCLSGSLIMEFNVLGAVPAPSTPFCLDLNSLGSTSGSCLAVGLASVRNGATQFQVVGNPNNLATLQFSPDASYWLVYLDGQSNQNPPSSVLTRNSDTGGSDLLILNDGTHGVLHGRSNVPGTWTIIEPSEAPTPEPATWTAMATGLGLVGLLRRKRKTADPSGHERELGSPGRPQSLV; from the coding sequence ATGCCTGCCCTTGCCGAACACATCCAGAGACCAGGAATCACGCGGAGACTGTGGAGTTGGATCCCACTGCTCGTCTGCCTGATGGCCATCAGCCTCACCACGCCCACCGCGAAAGCGAGTTTCCTTCTCCAGTACAACGGCGCAGCTTTTTCAGACGTCGGCCTGGACTGCAGCTCAGGCCAATGCCTGTCGGGAAGCCTCATCATGGAGTTTAACGTCCTGGGTGCGGTACCCGCCCCTTCCACCCCGTTCTGTCTGGACCTCAACTCGCTCGGGAGCACCTCCGGCAGTTGCCTCGCCGTCGGCTTGGCGTCCGTCCGAAATGGCGCAACTCAATTCCAAGTCGTGGGCAACCCCAACAACCTCGCTACCCTGCAATTCTCTCCCGACGCGTCCTACTGGCTCGTCTATCTCGATGGCCAGTCCAACCAGAATCCGCCCAGCAGTGTACTGACGAGGAATTCCGACACCGGGGGCTCCGACCTGCTGATCCTCAACGACGGCACACACGGGGTGCTTCACGGGCGCAGCAATGTACCCGGAACCTGGACCATCATTGAGCCATCAGAAGCGCCAACACCCGAGCCGGCCACCTGGACCGCAATGGCAACGGGCCTTGGGTTAGTCGGGCTGCTCCGCAGAAAGCGCAAGACGGCGGACCCTTCAGGCCATGAACGTGAACTCGGATCTCCCGGCCGGCCCCAGTCGCTGGTCTAA
- a CDS encoding helix-turn-helix domain-containing protein — translation MAQYSQTHFDASFGALSDATRRGVLEQLGRADASITALAQRFHMTLTGMKKHVGVLEQAGLVSTEKVGRVRTCKLGLRGLEEEAAWIERYRQLWAARFDELDTVVEELKRKEKANGRKKRK, via the coding sequence ATGGCTCAGTATAGCCAAACCCATTTCGATGCCTCGTTCGGCGCGCTCTCGGACGCCACCCGACGCGGCGTTCTGGAACAACTCGGGCGTGCCGACGCTTCGATCACAGCCCTTGCCCAGAGGTTCCACATGACGCTGACGGGCATGAAGAAACATGTAGGCGTCCTGGAGCAGGCGGGGCTCGTCAGCACGGAGAAAGTTGGGCGCGTGCGGACCTGCAAGCTCGGACTGCGCGGACTGGAAGAAGAGGCGGCATGGATCGAGAGGTATCGCCAGCTCTGGGCCGCGCGTTTCGACGAGTTGGACACGGTTGTCGAGGAATTGAAACGCAAGGAGAAAGCCAATGGACGGAAGAAGCGGAAGTGA